The genome window GAAGAGATTGTGGTGCAAGAGGGCGATACGCGCATTCACCAACAGCAGTGGGTGTGGAGCGATCGTCTTGGGGTCTCTGGCATCATTGATGCCGTTGAGGAGCGAGCGGGTGAGCTCATCCCGATCGAATACAAGAAGGGCAAGATGGCAAAGCA of Cyanobacteria bacterium FACHB-DQ100 contains these proteins:
- a CDS encoding Dna2/Cas4 domain-containing protein, with product MTEDYLPLAYLNAWEYCPRRFYFEYVLGEMEDNEHIILGRHLHRNINEEIVVQEGDTRIHQQQWVWSDRLGVSGIIDAVEERAGELIPIEYKKGKMAK